One Acidimicrobiales bacterium genomic window carries:
- a CDS encoding GNAT family N-acetyltransferase, whose translation MADVADDEVTELPEGYPVRWDADVVLADGGTVHLRPILPADAPLIHDFHSRQSPESIYFRYFTAHPTLSEREVEQLTHVDYEDRMAFVALRGDVMVGVARYDRWPGRSDAEVAFFVDEAYRGRGMATLLLEYLAAAARDVGISGFTATVLPSNRRMVAVFQQAGFVATSSFEEGVIEVRLDLQPTPEAAAAIEARANRAEARSVRLLLEPRSVAVVGASRERGSVGHDVLRNLLHHELVGPIYPVNRAAEHVAGVRAVPSLADIDGPVDLAVICVPAAEVPQVMEDCGRHQVPAAVVLSAGFAESGPDGELLTLATMQAARRFGIRLLGPNCLGVINTDPEVRLHATFATPQPRPGPVALLSESGTIGGVVLDHMASVGLGISSFAAIGNRADVSANDLLQYWAEDPRTEIVLLNLESFGNPRKFSRIARSLSRTKPVVAVKSGRSARAYPDDSGGVDIPAATVGALLRQTGVVHVDTLSQLIDVARVLAAAPTLPAGPRVAVVGNTGGSLVTAADACVAAGMTLADPDPAVHENLGVGPTKLRHNPLDLGFQASADDLEVVLRALLRDPGVDSVLVVCTPSPGNQTADFERVIRSARGAAPRTPVVASIFGPHPAVIRGAGDGVVTPVFDFPDAAAYALGQVTQYAAWRAEPEGEFVLPEGARPADAWAAAAEAVAARGADWLPPDETAALLATVGVPTVPSRLVDDAESAVAAAQELGYPVAVKAVTRDHMAKSEAAGLALDIWGDDHLRATCDRWAAARGDAAFPAVVQAMVAPGVDVAVVVADHPLVGPVLSLGPGGVATRVSASQVQVLPLTDRDARRGVAASAVAPLLDDRARGLLEDLLLRVGALVEAAPEVEALELNPVILSASGAAVTDARIRVAPADRERRPPVRRL comes from the coding sequence GTGGCTGACGTGGCTGACGACGAGGTCACCGAGCTGCCGGAGGGCTACCCCGTCCGCTGGGACGCCGACGTGGTGCTGGCCGACGGCGGCACCGTGCACCTGCGGCCGATCCTCCCCGCCGACGCCCCGCTGATCCACGACTTCCACTCCCGGCAGTCGCCGGAGAGCATCTACTTCCGCTACTTCACCGCCCACCCGACGCTGTCGGAGCGCGAGGTCGAGCAGCTCACCCACGTCGACTACGAGGACCGCATGGCGTTCGTCGCCCTGCGCGGCGACGTGATGGTGGGGGTGGCCCGCTACGACCGCTGGCCCGGCCGGTCCGACGCCGAGGTGGCGTTCTTCGTCGACGAGGCCTACCGCGGCCGGGGCATGGCCACCCTGTTGCTGGAGTACCTCGCCGCCGCGGCCCGCGACGTGGGCATCAGCGGCTTCACCGCCACCGTGCTCCCGTCGAACCGCCGGATGGTGGCGGTGTTCCAGCAGGCCGGGTTCGTGGCGACCAGCAGCTTCGAGGAGGGCGTCATCGAGGTGCGCCTCGACCTGCAACCGACGCCCGAGGCCGCGGCCGCGATCGAGGCCCGCGCCAACCGGGCCGAGGCCCGTTCGGTACGGCTGCTGCTCGAGCCCCGCTCGGTGGCCGTCGTCGGCGCCAGCCGGGAGCGGGGCAGCGTCGGCCACGACGTGTTGCGCAACCTGCTCCACCACGAGCTCGTCGGGCCGATCTACCCGGTCAACCGGGCCGCCGAGCACGTCGCCGGGGTGCGGGCGGTGCCATCGCTGGCCGACATCGACGGGCCGGTCGACCTGGCGGTGATCTGCGTCCCCGCCGCCGAGGTGCCGCAGGTCATGGAGGACTGCGGGCGCCACCAGGTCCCTGCAGCCGTGGTGCTCTCCGCGGGCTTCGCCGAGTCGGGCCCGGACGGCGAGCTGCTGACGCTGGCCACGATGCAGGCGGCGCGGCGCTTCGGCATCCGGCTGCTCGGCCCCAACTGCCTGGGGGTGATCAACACCGACCCGGAGGTGCGGCTGCACGCCACGTTCGCCACGCCCCAGCCCCGACCCGGCCCGGTGGCCCTGCTGTCGGAGTCGGGGACGATCGGCGGCGTGGTGCTCGACCACATGGCCTCGGTCGGCCTGGGCATCTCGTCGTTCGCGGCGATCGGCAACCGGGCCGACGTGTCCGCCAACGACCTGCTCCAGTACTGGGCCGAGGACCCGCGCACGGAGATCGTGCTGCTGAACCTGGAGTCGTTCGGCAACCCCCGCAAGTTCAGCCGGATCGCCCGGTCGCTGTCGCGGACCAAGCCGGTGGTGGCGGTGAAGAGCGGGCGCTCGGCCCGGGCCTACCCGGACGACAGCGGCGGCGTCGACATCCCGGCGGCCACCGTCGGCGCGCTGCTGCGCCAGACCGGCGTCGTCCACGTCGACACGCTCAGCCAGCTCATCGACGTGGCCCGGGTGCTGGCGGCGGCACCGACGCTCCCGGCCGGGCCGCGGGTGGCGGTGGTGGGCAACACCGGCGGGTCGCTGGTCACCGCCGCCGACGCCTGCGTCGCCGCGGGGATGACGCTGGCCGACCCCGACCCGGCGGTCCACGAGAACCTCGGCGTCGGACCGACGAAGCTCCGCCACAACCCCCTCGACCTGGGCTTCCAGGCCTCGGCCGACGACCTGGAGGTGGTGCTGCGGGCGCTGCTGCGCGACCCGGGCGTCGACAGCGTGCTCGTGGTGTGCACGCCGTCGCCGGGCAACCAGACCGCCGACTTCGAACGCGTCATCCGCTCGGCCCGGGGGGCGGCGCCGCGGACGCCGGTGGTGGCGTCGATCTTCGGGCCCCACCCGGCGGTGATCCGGGGCGCGGGCGACGGTGTGGTCACGCCCGTGTTCGACTTCCCGGACGCCGCGGCCTACGCCCTGGGGCAGGTCACCCAGTACGCGGCCTGGCGGGCCGAGCCCGAGGGCGAGTTCGTGCTGCCCGAGGGCGCCCGGCCGGCGGACGCCTGGGCCGCGGCCGCCGAGGCGGTGGCGGCCCGCGGCGCCGACTGGCTGCCGCCCGACGAGACCGCCGCGCTGCTGGCCACCGTGGGCGTGCCGACGGTGCCGTCGCGCCTGGTCGACGACGCCGAGAGCGCGGTCGCCGCCGCCCAGGAGCTCGGCTACCCGGTGGCGGTGAAGGCGGTGACCCGGGACCACATGGCCAAGAGCGAGGCGGCCGGGCTGGCGCTCGACATCTGGGGCGACGACCACCTGCGGGCCACGTGCGACCGGTGGGCGGCCGCCCGCGGCGACGCGGCGTTCCCGGCCGTGGTGCAGGCGATGGTGGCGCCGGGCGTCGACGTGGCGGTCGTCGTGGCCGACCACCCCCTGGTGGGGCCGGTGCTGAGCCTGGGGCCCGGGGGCGTGGCCACGAGGGTGTCGGCGTCGCAGGTGCAGGTGCTGCCGCTGACCGACCGCGACGCCCGGCGGGGTGTCGCCGCCTCGGCCGTCGCCCCGCTGCTCGACGACCGGGCGCGGGGCCTGCTGGAAGACCTGCTGCTGCGGGTCGGCGCCCTGGTGGAGGCGGCGCCCGAGGTGGAGGCGCTGGAGCTGAACCCGGTGATCCTGTCGGCGAGCGGCGCCGCGGTCACCGACGCCCGCATCCGGGTCGCCCCGGCCGACCGCGAGCGCCGGCCCCCGGTCCGCCGCCTCTGA
- a CDS encoding acyl-CoA dehydrogenase family protein, with translation MDFALPSELEGLRAEARDVGIAAAKRADVPEDSWIVGHDRQFAEELAQRGWLGMTWPVEHGGGGRTTLERFVVFEALITAGAPVAAAWFADRQMGPSMLQFGTDEQRARWLPGIVAGTSMWCIGMSEPDAGSNVAGVRTRAVRDGDDWLVTGQKIWTSGAADADWCYAVCRTDPDARPHEGLSDLVVDMRSPGITVQPIVDVTGNRHFCEVFFEEVRVPGDNLVGELNGSFRQIMRQMEHERGGIDRLVSNRRLYDDVRPLADTSDALVRQEIAALETGYRIGRLLVLRETLGQGPKQFSAATKTFCTELEQRVANFCGSVLGAAAMLAEPGYLDDLARRVSRNICYAPAYTIMGGTTQILRNILGERTLGLPR, from the coding sequence ATGGACTTCGCCTTGCCGAGTGAGCTGGAGGGGCTACGGGCCGAGGCCCGGGACGTCGGCATCGCCGCGGCCAAGCGGGCGGACGTCCCCGAGGACAGCTGGATCGTCGGCCACGACCGGCAGTTCGCCGAGGAGCTGGCGCAGCGGGGCTGGCTGGGCATGACCTGGCCGGTCGAGCACGGCGGCGGGGGGCGCACGACGCTGGAGCGCTTCGTGGTGTTCGAGGCCCTGATCACCGCCGGCGCCCCGGTGGCCGCGGCGTGGTTCGCCGACCGCCAGATGGGCCCGTCGATGCTGCAGTTCGGCACCGACGAGCAGCGGGCCCGGTGGCTGCCCGGGATCGTCGCCGGCACGTCGATGTGGTGCATCGGCATGAGCGAGCCCGACGCCGGGTCGAACGTGGCCGGCGTCCGCACCCGGGCCGTCCGCGACGGCGACGACTGGCTGGTCACCGGCCAGAAGATCTGGACCTCCGGCGCCGCCGACGCCGACTGGTGCTACGCCGTGTGCCGCACGGATCCCGATGCCCGACCGCACGAGGGCCTGTCCGACCTGGTGGTCGACATGCGCTCGCCGGGAATCACCGTGCAGCCGATCGTCGACGTCACCGGCAACCGCCACTTCTGCGAGGTGTTCTTCGAGGAGGTCCGGGTGCCGGGCGACAACCTGGTGGGCGAGCTGAACGGGTCGTTCCGCCAGATCATGCGCCAGATGGAGCACGAGCGCGGCGGCATCGACCGGCTGGTGTCGAACCGCCGCCTCTACGACGACGTGCGCCCGCTGGCCGACACGAGCGACGCCCTGGTGCGCCAGGAGATCGCCGCCCTCGAGACCGGGTACCGGATCGGGCGGCTGCTGGTGCTGCGGGAGACGCTGGGCCAGGGCCCGAAGCAGTTCTCGGCGGCGACGAAGACGTTCTGCACCGAACTGGAGCAGCGGGTGGCCAACTTCTGCGGCTCGGTGCTGGGGGCTGCGGCCATGCTGGCCGAGCCCGGCTACCTCGACGACCTGGCCCGACGGGTGAGCCGCAACATCTGCTACGCCCCCGCCTACACGATCATGGGCGGCACCACGCAGATCCTGCGCAACATCCTGGGCGAGCGCACCCTCGGCCTTCCGCGGTAG
- a CDS encoding aldehyde dehydrogenase: protein MVESKNQLYIGGEWVTPSTTNTIEVISPFTEEVIATVPEAAEGDVDRAVEAAQAALAGPYPQLSAEERADYLTKLSQAIGARAMELAETITAEMGSPASFSLMGQVFSATMILDGFANVTRTFPFEEHRAGALGPVLVRKESVGVSAGIVPWNVPLFEIACKLGPALAAGSPIILKPSPETPLDGYILAEILDEIGLPKGMVSLLPAGREVGEYLVRHPGIDKVTFTGSTAAGRKVGAICGEQLKRVTLELGGKSAAIILDDADLATHLPTLMPSALMNNGQACVAQTRILAPQGRYAEVVDAIAEAVKATSVGDPTDPSVLVGPLVAERQRDRVLSYIDKGTSEGAKLAVGGGRPAGLDKGWFVEPTLFVDVDNAMTIAQEEIFGPVLAVIPYSDEAEAVKIANDSDFGLSGSVWTTDVERGIDVARQVRTGTYGVNSMATIDIHQPFGGFKASGIGREFGAEGLAAFLETKTIVLPGDYQPPS, encoded by the coding sequence ATGGTCGAGTCGAAGAACCAGCTCTACATCGGTGGCGAATGGGTGACGCCCTCGACGACCAACACGATCGAGGTCATCAGCCCCTTCACCGAAGAGGTGATCGCCACGGTGCCCGAAGCCGCCGAGGGCGACGTCGACCGGGCCGTGGAGGCCGCGCAGGCCGCCCTCGCCGGGCCCTACCCGCAGCTCAGCGCCGAGGAGCGGGCCGACTACCTCACCAAGCTCAGCCAGGCCATCGGCGCCCGGGCCATGGAGCTCGCCGAGACCATCACCGCCGAGATGGGCTCGCCGGCCAGCTTCTCGCTGATGGGCCAGGTCTTCTCGGCCACGATGATCCTCGACGGCTTCGCCAACGTCACCCGCACCTTCCCCTTCGAGGAGCACCGTGCCGGTGCGCTCGGGCCGGTGCTGGTGCGCAAGGAGTCGGTGGGCGTGTCGGCCGGCATCGTGCCGTGGAACGTGCCGCTGTTCGAGATCGCCTGCAAGCTCGGCCCCGCCCTCGCCGCCGGCTCGCCGATCATCCTGAAGCCGTCGCCCGAGACCCCGCTCGACGGCTACATCCTCGCCGAGATCCTCGACGAGATCGGCCTCCCCAAGGGGATGGTGTCGCTGCTGCCCGCCGGCCGCGAGGTGGGCGAGTACCTGGTCCGCCACCCCGGCATCGACAAGGTGACCTTCACCGGCAGCACCGCCGCCGGACGCAAGGTCGGCGCCATCTGCGGCGAGCAGCTCAAGCGGGTCACCCTGGAGCTGGGCGGCAAGTCGGCGGCCATCATCCTCGACGACGCCGACCTCGCCACCCACCTGCCCACCCTCATGCCCTCCGCGCTGATGAACAACGGCCAGGCGTGCGTGGCGCAGACCCGCATCCTCGCCCCGCAGGGCCGCTACGCCGAGGTGGTCGACGCCATCGCCGAGGCCGTGAAGGCCACCAGCGTGGGCGACCCGACCGACCCGTCGGTGCTGGTCGGCCCGCTGGTCGCCGAGCGGCAGCGGGACCGGGTGCTCAGCTACATCGACAAGGGCACGTCGGAGGGCGCCAAGCTCGCCGTCGGCGGCGGCCGCCCGGCCGGCCTCGACAAGGGCTGGTTCGTGGAGCCGACGCTGTTCGTCGACGTCGACAACGCCATGACCATCGCCCAGGAGGAGATCTTCGGCCCGGTCCTGGCCGTCATCCCCTACAGCGACGAGGCCGAGGCCGTGAAGATCGCCAACGACAGCGACTTTGGCCTGTCGGGCTCGGTGTGGACCACCGACGTGGAGCGGGGCATCGACGTGGCCCGCCAGGTGCGGACCGGTACCTACGGGGTCAACTCCATGGCTACGATCGACATCCATCAGCCCTTCGGCGGTTTCAAGGCATCGGGCATCGGACGTGAGTTCGGCGCCGAAGGACTGGCAGCGTTCCTGGAGACCAAGACCATCGTTCTTCCTGGTGACTACCAACCACCGAGCTGA
- the rsgA gene encoding ribosome small subunit-dependent GTPase A: MTTDFPSLAPYGWNPRWEALFADAADRRDDDVVPARVVRHDGVAVMVAEPDGVRQLPVFASIEPQPVVGDWVVCTHEAVVATLDRTSLLRRRDPGRPVEQPLVANVDVVLVVNGLDRPVRAGRIRRAIATAWDAGAVPVVVLTKADRFSDADLDAARATADEAAAGIDVVVTSAVSGRGIDELRELAVGKTIVLLGESGAGKSRLTNALVGLDVATVGDVRESDTKGRHTTTTRQIHLLPTGGVLVDTPGVRALGLWADPEAVAATFDDLEELATTCRFNDCRHGGEPGCAIAAAVAAGEISPDRVEAWLALRREAEALDRRSDPRANRAYGRHVGRIAKDAQRHKGRDQGE, from the coding sequence ATGACGACCGACTTCCCGTCGCTCGCGCCCTACGGGTGGAACCCCCGTTGGGAGGCGCTGTTCGCCGACGCGGCCGACCGCCGCGACGACGACGTCGTCCCGGCACGGGTGGTGCGTCATGACGGCGTCGCGGTCATGGTGGCCGAGCCCGACGGGGTGCGGCAGCTGCCGGTGTTCGCGAGCATCGAGCCGCAGCCGGTGGTGGGCGACTGGGTGGTCTGCACCCATGAAGCCGTGGTCGCCACGCTCGACCGCACCTCGCTGCTGCGCCGGCGCGACCCCGGCCGACCGGTGGAGCAGCCGCTGGTCGCCAACGTCGACGTGGTCCTGGTCGTGAACGGGCTCGACCGCCCCGTGCGGGCCGGCCGCATCCGCCGGGCGATCGCCACCGCCTGGGATGCGGGGGCGGTGCCGGTGGTGGTCCTCACGAAGGCCGACCGCTTCTCCGACGCCGACCTCGACGCCGCCCGGGCAACCGCCGACGAGGCCGCGGCGGGGATCGACGTGGTGGTCACGTCGGCTGTGTCCGGGCGAGGCATCGACGAGCTGCGGGAGCTCGCGGTCGGCAAGACGATCGTGCTGCTGGGCGAGTCGGGGGCGGGCAAGTCGCGCCTCACCAATGCCCTGGTCGGCCTCGACGTGGCAACGGTCGGCGACGTGCGGGAGAGCGACACCAAGGGCCGCCACACCACCACCACTCGGCAGATCCACCTGCTGCCCACGGGCGGGGTGCTGGTCGACACGCCAGGCGTGCGGGCGTTGGGGCTGTGGGCCGACCCCGAGGCCGTCGCCGCCACCTTCGACGACCTCGAGGAGCTCGCCACCACCTGCCGCTTCAACGACTGCCGCCACGGCGGTGAGCCCGGCTGCGCCATCGCCGCGGCGGTGGCGGCCGGCGAGATCTCGCCCGACCGCGTGGAGGCCTGGCTGGCCCTACGCCGCGAGGCCGAAGCCCTCGATCGCCGCTCCGACCCCCGGGCGAACCGGGCCTACGGCCGCCACGTCGGTCGCATCGCCAAGGACGCCCAACGCCACAAGGGCCGCGACCAGGGCGAATAG
- a CDS encoding zinc-binding dehydrogenase — MFAATIADGKVAWREQPDPTPGPGDLLVRVRAAGLCRGDLMQVAGFYAPPPGTAPPDLPGMELAGEVVAAGDQCRRFSVGDRVMAVVPGAGQASLAVVPELVAIPVPSTVTWEQAGGFPENYTTAHDALFTQCGLSLGERVCVHGGAGGVGTAAVELAAAAGCEAVASVRNESLRANVEALGATVVPPDDFGDAGPFDVILELVGAPNMPANLAALATGGRIAVIGVGAGAKAEVNLLALMGARARIHGSTLRARPLEEKALAARAVERHALPLLSWGDLTVPIAATYPFAEVADAYARFEQGGKFGKIVLVNEG; from the coding sequence GTGTTCGCGGCGACGATCGCGGACGGCAAGGTGGCGTGGCGGGAGCAGCCCGACCCGACGCCGGGGCCGGGTGACCTGCTCGTGCGGGTGCGGGCCGCGGGCCTCTGCAGGGGCGACCTGATGCAGGTGGCGGGGTTCTACGCCCCGCCCCCGGGCACGGCGCCACCCGACCTGCCGGGGATGGAGCTGGCCGGCGAGGTCGTGGCGGCGGGCGACCAGTGTCGGCGCTTCTCGGTCGGCGACCGGGTGATGGCGGTGGTGCCGGGCGCCGGGCAGGCGTCGCTGGCCGTGGTGCCCGAGCTGGTCGCCATCCCGGTGCCGTCGACCGTGACGTGGGAGCAGGCCGGCGGGTTCCCCGAGAACTACACCACCGCCCACGACGCCCTGTTCACCCAGTGCGGGCTGAGCCTGGGCGAGCGGGTGTGCGTCCACGGCGGCGCCGGCGGGGTGGGCACCGCGGCGGTCGAGCTGGCGGCGGCCGCCGGCTGCGAGGCGGTGGCGTCGGTGCGCAACGAGAGCCTGCGGGCCAACGTCGAGGCGCTGGGGGCGACGGTGGTGCCGCCCGACGACTTCGGCGATGCCGGCCCGTTCGACGTGATCCTCGAGCTGGTGGGGGCGCCCAACATGCCGGCGAACCTGGCGGCGCTGGCGACCGGCGGCCGCATCGCCGTGATCGGGGTGGGCGCCGGGGCGAAGGCCGAGGTGAACCTGCTGGCCCTGATGGGCGCACGGGCCCGCATCCACGGGTCGACGCTGCGGGCCCGGCCGCTGGAGGAGAAGGCACTGGCGGCCCGGGCCGTGGAGCGCCACGCCCTGCCGCTGCTGTCGTGGGGTGATCTGACGGTGCCGATCGCGGCGACCTACCCCTTCGCGGAGGTGGCCGACGCCTACGCCCGCTTCGAGCAGGGCGGCAAGTTCGGCAAGATCGTCCTCGTCAACGAGGGCTGA
- a CDS encoding acyl-ACP thioesterase domain-containing protein produces the protein MDDETMVPLPERGRVYRARRRVRLGDAAPSQRLRLDACARYVQDIGNDDTEESGLDAQAGHGGGVWVVRRSVVDVVSPPRWGEWLDLATWCSGIGGRWAGRRLSMVGEQGGRVEIDTLWVHLRPETFVPARLPPAFLDIYGDAAGGRKVSAKHVLDPPPAEVGPELEWMRWPLRAVDYDVMNHVNNAAYWSAIEEVLARSPGRDPHPRAGQPVRAVLEYGSGIEAGAPVELLVRRDNDKQLDVWFTIDSAVHATARLTTL, from the coding sequence ATGGACGACGAGACGATGGTGCCTTTGCCGGAGCGGGGGCGGGTCTACCGGGCGAGGCGGCGGGTGCGGTTGGGGGACGCGGCGCCGTCGCAGCGGCTGCGGCTCGACGCGTGTGCGCGATACGTGCAGGACATCGGCAACGACGACACCGAGGAGAGCGGGCTCGACGCCCAGGCCGGCCACGGCGGTGGGGTGTGGGTGGTGCGGAGGTCCGTCGTCGACGTGGTGAGCCCGCCCCGCTGGGGCGAGTGGCTCGACCTGGCCACCTGGTGCAGCGGCATCGGCGGCCGCTGGGCGGGGCGGCGCCTGTCGATGGTGGGGGAGCAGGGCGGCCGCGTCGAGATCGACACCCTGTGGGTGCACCTGCGGCCCGAGACCTTCGTGCCGGCCCGCCTGCCCCCGGCGTTCCTCGACATCTACGGCGACGCCGCCGGCGGTCGCAAGGTCTCCGCCAAGCACGTCCTCGACCCTCCGCCGGCCGAGGTCGGGCCGGAGCTGGAGTGGATGCGCTGGCCACTTCGGGCGGTCGACTATGACGTGATGAACCACGTCAACAACGCCGCCTACTGGTCGGCGATCGAGGAGGTCCTGGCCCGCTCACCCGGCCGCGACCCGCACCCCCGGGCCGGTCAGCCGGTGCGGGCGGTCCTGGAGTACGGCTCCGGCATCGAGGCCGGCGCCCCCGTGGAGCTGCTGGTCCGCCGCGACAACGACAAGCAGCTCGACGTCTGGTTCACGATCGACAGCGCCGTCCACGCCACCGCCCGCCTGACCACGCTCTGA
- a CDS encoding GNAT family N-acetyltransferase — translation MEIRDVRPDEYDALGALTVAAYTAVDRRTVETEGNYAGELADVAKRAADADVLVAIDGDGTVLGGVTYVPGPKSSSAEFDDPDTAGIRMLAVGAAAEGRGVGEGLVRACLARAVAAGKRHIALHSTDRMTTAHRLYLRLGFVRDVPNDWEIFPDFTLLAFRLDFPADDAV, via the coding sequence ATGGAGATCAGGGACGTGCGACCCGACGAGTACGACGCCCTCGGCGCTCTCACGGTGGCGGCGTACACGGCGGTCGACCGCCGCACGGTCGAGACCGAGGGCAACTACGCCGGCGAGCTGGCCGATGTCGCCAAGCGGGCCGCCGACGCCGACGTGCTGGTGGCGATCGACGGCGACGGCACCGTGCTCGGCGGTGTCACCTACGTGCCGGGCCCCAAGTCGTCCTCGGCGGAGTTCGACGACCCCGACACCGCCGGCATCCGCATGCTCGCCGTCGGCGCCGCCGCCGAGGGTCGGGGAGTGGGCGAGGGCCTGGTGCGGGCCTGCCTCGCCCGGGCCGTCGCCGCCGGCAAGCGCCACATCGCCCTCCACTCCACCGACCGGATGACCACCGCCCACCGCCTCTACCTGCGCCTCGGCTTCGTCCGCGACGTACCCAACGACTGGGAGATCTTCCCCGACTTCACCCTCCTCGCCTTCCGCCTCGACTTCCCTGCCGACGACGCGGTCTGA
- a CDS encoding neutral zinc metallopeptidase, producing the protein MSRSAVSKVALAVVLLLFGACAQESDDSPLVVGGSGPEGPLDTDDAENQPETPDNLRDLVDGSIDDVESFWTEAYPQVYGSEFEPVEGYFGYGPDTETPPCGNPRPSYEEIADNAFYCPESDIIAADEVRLIPFLAENFHPFTVGIVFAHEYGHAIQARAGAFSDRSVVTEMQADCFAGAWTAWVADGNSSNFGVQEDQLDFSVAGMISISDVPGTSPDDFAAHGSGFDRIGSFQDGFDKGAERCAEYDTDPNLPVVEIEFTVDDAQTGGNLPSSELVPLLEDNLDLFYETLFSEKLDGDWESIERVAVVDPDSDDIECGGQTLSGSDLEYASYFCADENIVVIDGTNLVPLLEEIGDFAVAAEVARLYAVDAQLQLGIEDRNKTSSLQADCLTGVWASASFPDENGDTQLGEAGGLTLSAGDLDEGIQGFITYGGDRTDETGTVFERVQALRAGFLDGVGSCDLGN; encoded by the coding sequence ATGTCCAGGTCTGCAGTGTCCAAGGTTGCGCTGGCGGTCGTGCTCCTGCTGTTCGGCGCGTGCGCCCAGGAGTCGGACGACAGCCCGCTCGTGGTCGGTGGCTCAGGGCCGGAGGGCCCGCTCGACACCGACGACGCCGAGAACCAGCCGGAGACCCCGGACAACCTCCGCGACCTGGTCGACGGTTCCATCGACGACGTCGAGAGCTTCTGGACCGAGGCCTACCCGCAGGTCTACGGCAGCGAGTTCGAACCGGTGGAGGGCTACTTCGGCTACGGGCCCGACACCGAGACGCCGCCCTGTGGCAACCCCCGGCCCTCCTACGAGGAGATCGCCGACAACGCCTTCTACTGCCCCGAGTCCGACATCATCGCCGCGGACGAGGTGCGGCTGATCCCCTTCCTGGCCGAGAACTTCCACCCCTTCACGGTCGGCATCGTGTTCGCCCACGAGTACGGCCACGCCATCCAGGCCCGGGCCGGCGCCTTCTCCGACCGCTCGGTGGTCACCGAGATGCAGGCCGACTGCTTCGCCGGCGCCTGGACCGCGTGGGTCGCCGACGGCAACAGCAGCAACTTCGGCGTCCAAGAGGACCAGCTCGACTTCAGCGTGGCCGGCATGATCAGCATCAGCGACGTGCCTGGCACCTCGCCCGACGACTTCGCCGCCCACGGCAGCGGCTTCGACCGCATCGGCTCGTTCCAGGACGGGTTCGACAAGGGCGCCGAACGCTGCGCCGAGTACGACACCGACCCCAACCTCCCCGTCGTCGAGATCGAGTTCACCGTCGACGATGCCCAGACCGGCGGCAACCTCCCGTCGTCCGAGCTGGTGCCGCTCCTCGAGGACAACCTCGACCTCTTCTACGAGACCCTGTTCTCGGAGAAGCTCGACGGCGACTGGGAGTCGATCGAGCGCGTCGCCGTGGTCGACCCCGACAGCGACGACATCGAGTGCGGCGGCCAGACCCTCAGCGGCAGCGACCTGGAGTACGCCAGCTACTTCTGCGCCGACGAGAACATCGTGGTGATCGACGGCACCAACCTCGTGCCGCTGCTGGAGGAGATCGGCGACTTCGCCGTGGCGGCCGAGGTCGCCCGCCTCTACGCCGTCGACGCGCAGCTGCAGCTGGGCATCGAGGACCGCAACAAGACGTCGAGCCTCCAGGCCGACTGCCTCACCGGCGTGTGGGCGTCCGCCAGCTTCCCCGACGAGAACGGCGACACCCAGCTCGGCGAGGCCGGCGGCCTGACGCTGTCGGCCGGCGACCTCGACGAGGGCATCCAGGGCTTCATCACCTACGGCGGCGACCGCACGGACGAGACGGGCACCGTGTTCGAGCGGGTGCAGGCGCTGCGGGCCGGCTTCCTCGACGGCGTCGGCTCCTGCGACCTCGGCAACTAG